The genomic region GAACCGATGGAGAATTTATCCAAATAAAATCCGTGAATTATTGAAAAGTGTAACGATTTGTTAACAAATAATTTACGTTAGGCCTTTTCTTTTTTCAGTATTTTTATGCTTTAACCTAAGCATAATATTACCATGAAAATTACAACTATTAAGAACGCCTTCAGGCTTTCGACTTTAGGAATTTCGTTAAGTGTATCGTCCATCTCAGCCTCTTTTGCTCAGTTGAACGAGGTGAAAATATTTGCTCATCGCGCTGGAGCATATGAATATGATGAAAATACTTTGTCGGCATTTAAAACAACTTATGAGCAAGGAATGCGTGGCTATGAAACCGATGTTCGTATCACCAAAGACGGACAGCTCGTTATTTTTCATGACGATAATCTAAAACGAATCGTCGGAAAGGAAGGAGCGATCGAAGATCTGACCTTATCGGAAATAAAGAAGCTTAAAACGTTAAAAGGGAATGAAATACCAACCTTAGACGAAGTTGTTGCGTACTTTAAGGATAAACCTGGAGTTTACATTGAATTTGAAATGAAAACCAACAAACCTTTGTATGATGAGGCAAAGCTTCATAAATATTGCGACATGCTCTACAACAAGGTGTATTCGAATCGTCCGCAAAATTCAGATTATCTTCTTACATCCTTCGATAAGCGCCCGTTGCGCTATTTGAAGGCTAAATATCCGAATGCAGACCTCATGTTTATCAAAGGCGAGGCTTTATCACAGGCATTAATCGACGAAACGAAAGAGCTTGGAATCAAGCGTATTGCTGCTAATATTTCACAGACTACGCGTACTATGGTGAAAGATGCTAAAAAGCAAGGTATGACCGTAAGCTTGTGGCCGGGGCGTTCGGTGGATGATTTCCTGCTAGGATTATCGCTGGGATCTGATTATTTATGCACCGATGTGCCTATTGAAGTATCCAATTGGGTAAAGAACAATGCAAGTTGGATCAAACTAAAATAAAAGTAAAGCCGGCAAGATGGCCGGCTTAATTTTAAAAAAGAAGTTTGCTGATCATATCTTGATATATAAGATGAGTTCGAGGATGTTTTATCCGGAAACAGGCTGTTTTTTGCCAATAAACTAGCTAAGCCACTCAGCGAATGAATAGTTGATGGTTTAGGTAGATTGGTTTTTCCTTAGATAGTTGTCTGATACTTCGAAAGCATATGCGCTTGCCATTTCTTAATAATAGCGCATACCTCATAAGCTTCTTGTTGTTCAAAAGAATGAAGAAGCGATTCTAAGGTCAATGTAATTTCAGAAATATGAATAAAGTTTCCTTCTTCATCCCGATAATCGCTCAGGATATCCAAGAGGACACAATGGGTTTCAAATTCTCGGAATTTACGCTGATAATTACGGTCAGCATTTAACCAAAGATTTTCAAATTGGAAGCCAGACTCAATGTGTTTATGACAAGCTTGCTCGTATTGATTACGACGTGTTTGTAGCTCTTCTTTCATTTTCTCGACACTGTCCTGCAGAGAATCATACATGTGGGAGAGGTGGAGTTGCACTTCCTTGTGTTGTGAAATAAGTGGCATAACATTATTTTTTGATGCTCGTAAGTGTTTTAACAAATAATTAGCCGATTGGTTTGCAGTAGATGATTGGTTTTGTGATTATTATACTAATTTAATACATATTCATCGTAAAAGAAATATATTTGACAATATGATAGAAAAAAGTATTAACGGCATTCACCTAGAAATTTGTGCGAATTCGTTATTCTCAGCAAAAGAAGCGCAGCGGGGAGGAGCTAGCCGCGTTGAACTGTGTCAAAATCTGGAGAACGGTGGGACAACTCCCTCGTACGGACAAATAAAGCTCGTACGCGAAGCATTAGAAATTGGCGTGCATGTATTAATCAGACCACGCGGAGGCGACTTCCTTTACTCTGAAGAGGAATTCTCGGAAATGAAGGAAGACATTCTTTATTGCAAAGAGGTCGGTTGCGATGGTGTCGTGATCGGCATATTGAAACAGGACGGAGGGATAGATAAGGTTCGCATGCAAGAGCTCGTCGATTTAGCAAAGCCAATGTGTGTCGTTTTCCATCGCGCATTTGATCGATGTGCAAAGCCGCTAAAAAGCCTAGAAGATATTATCGAGTTGGGTTGTGATCGACTCTTAACTTCCGGATTACAAAATTCGGCATGGGAAGGTAGAGAGCTTATAAAATCTTTAGCTGATCAAGCCGACGGTCGGATCGAAATTATGCCGGGTGCAGGAATCGATGAGAGCAACGTGAGAGCGATAATCGAATACACGGGTGTAACGAGTGTACATTCATCTGCGAAGGTCGTGGAGGCTTCTAAAATGGTCTATAATCAAAGGAATGTAGCCGGAATGGACGAAGCTGTCATCAGCAGTTCTTCTAAAAGAGTCGCTGAACTTATAGAACAAATAAAAAGCCTTTAGTTTTCACTAAAGGCTTTAAATATTTTAAAACAAATGCTTATTTAGCGTCAGCAGCTAATTTGTTTAAGATCTCATCATTCTTAGCGATTTGACCCTTTGCAGACATTTTGTTTTTTGAACCTAATTCAATATTACGTCCAAGTTTCAAAAACTGTACTTCAACACGTGAAACAGTTTTATTTCTTCTATCTTTTCTTTTTAAACGTGTAACTCCCATTGTTGTTAATATTTTTTCTAATGTTCAAACGAGGTCGGAAGCGGATTCGAACCGCTGTAGGAGGTTTTGCAGACCTCTGCCTAGCCACTCGGCCATCCGACCCTTTTACCCTTACAGGCATGCAAAAATAGGATTTACTTTTCACATATAAAAACCTTTTTTGCTTTTTATTCTACGAATCGCTGTTTTAATTTCTAACCTTCTGATTTTAATGGTTTTAATGGGTGATATTCCAACAATGCCTATTTCTATAAGGATTCAATAATTGATTATTCAAATTTTAAACACACATAAGGAGCTGATATTTAGGTTTTTATTAAAAATTCGTTTCGTTTTTATTTTTTTGGTCTAAACTTTGTAAGTGTGTTACCATGTCAGCGTAAAGTTGACCTATTGAAAAAGAAAAATTAAAGAATATGAAAAAATTATTACTATCATTCGGAGCTGTGGTATTATTAGCAGCAGGAGCTCAAGCTCAAACTAGCTATGGTTTAAAAGCTGGTGTTAACTTAGGTAAATACTCTAATGTTAGCGATCTTGAAAAAGATTACCAAAAAAATAACGTATCGTTTTACGTAACAGGTTATGCTGACCTTCCGGTTGCTCCACAATTTTCGATTCAACCAGGAGTATCCCTACAAGGTAAAGGCGCGAAATACGAAGCGTCTGGAGATAACGCAAGCGGATCTTTATCACGTA from Sphingobacterium sp. BN32 harbors:
- a CDS encoding glycerophosphodiester phosphodiesterase, producing MKITTIKNAFRLSTLGISLSVSSISASFAQLNEVKIFAHRAGAYEYDENTLSAFKTTYEQGMRGYETDVRITKDGQLVIFHDDNLKRIVGKEGAIEDLTLSEIKKLKTLKGNEIPTLDEVVAYFKDKPGVYIEFEMKTNKPLYDEAKLHKYCDMLYNKVYSNRPQNSDYLLTSFDKRPLRYLKAKYPNADLMFIKGEALSQALIDETKELGIKRIAANISQTTRTMVKDAKKQGMTVSLWPGRSVDDFLLGLSLGSDYLCTDVPIEVSNWVKNNASWIKLK
- a CDS encoding spore protein — translated: MGVTRLKRKDRRNKTVSRVEVQFLKLGRNIELGSKNKMSAKGQIAKNDEILNKLAADAK
- a CDS encoding copper homeostasis protein CutC produces the protein MIEKSINGIHLEICANSLFSAKEAQRGGASRVELCQNLENGGTTPSYGQIKLVREALEIGVHVLIRPRGGDFLYSEEEFSEMKEDILYCKEVGCDGVVIGILKQDGGIDKVRMQELVDLAKPMCVVFHRAFDRCAKPLKSLEDIIELGCDRLLTSGLQNSAWEGRELIKSLADQADGRIEIMPGAGIDESNVRAIIEYTGVTSVHSSAKVVEASKMVYNQRNVAGMDEAVISSSSKRVAELIEQIKSL